A region of the Syntrophomonadaceae bacterium genome:
TGAAAGAAGAGTCAGATAAGGAAAAATGGGAAAAGAAACTTCGTGAGACAAAGGCTTCAATCAAGAGTACTTTTATTGAAGCTGGAAAAACATTTGAATCAACTATTGATGAGTGTGTTGAAAATTTCATTAATAGTGAACTGCGTTCTAAAACTAAGATAATTGACGAACAAAGAGCAAAGTTAAATGAATCAGACACTAGACAAAAGGTATTAAGAGAAAATATATGCCAGATTGAAAACCGGATTAATGATACTTTGCTGAAAATTAACTAAGTGCATGTGCTCTATATGAGACTACCAGATATGACGTTGAATATCCTCAAGGTTACATCTGATAGCAAATTCGACAGATTTCGTTAATCCAATTCAGTGCAATTATGTATTTTTGTAAATGATAAAATAAAGTGTACCAAAAACGCTAACGAAAAGTGTGCCACTAAAAATAGACAGTACTAACAAAAAATGTAGTTTTTCCATGGCAATATTTTTATTGGTGAATTACAGTGGTGACTGAAACGCTAATCTCTTCATAAATCTCCTCCTAAAATTCTTGCGTTACAACGATTGCCTTGAATACAACGATGGGACTGAAACAATATTTACCAAATTCGTGTGCTTTGAATTAAGGATAGGTGCGTAAACAATAAATTACCAGAGGTATTGAAAACATAAAGAAGAAAATGTATCATAAGGAACAGAACTGGTGTTCTCAGTGGTGAATTATAATTGGAACTGGGATTTGGTGGTGCATGGACGTTAAACAAACTTGAGGTAATAGTTTTTAACAGCATGGTTACCGAAAGCGATGTAGACTGATCAATGGAAAGCAAGAGAAATAAAATGCGAATAGCTAACAGCGAGGTGGCGGCATATTTCTATGAGAAATATGAAAAAGCGAGCTTCAGGGTCGTGTCTGGTCATTGGCCAGACTTCAAGACTAAAGAAGAGGTTGATGAATGTGGATAGATATAAATACCAAAATCACAGAATTAATTTTCAAGAAGGAGCCAACTACCCCCTTCCACTGAGGTAAGGGGCATACGGTGAAAGCCGTATGAGCCAATTTAATTAATGCTTCATGAAAAGCCCTCTGGGCGTAACAAACAGATGGAGCAGCTAATTGAGGATGGACATTTCTTATGGTATGATTTTTTTAACGAGAGATTGGAGGAGAAGGACAATGAAAGAGGTTGTTTTGAGAATACCTGAAGAAATACATGACACCATAGGGCTCAATAAAGATTTAAATAAAGAGCTGCTAAAACGATTAGCCGTAGCGTTATATGCGGAAAGGAAAATATCTATCGGCAAAGCGGCACATATGAGCGGGCTTTCCTATGCAGCGTTTTTAGAGAGTCTTTCGGAATTTGGCGTAACGCTGAATTATGACGAGGAAGAATTTGACCGCGATATGGAAACCGTAGGGAGGCTATTACAGCATGAAGGTGATAAGTGATACAACTGTGCTGATAGCTCTTTCCTGCCTTGGCGAACTAGATTTGTTTAATAGATTGTGGGGTAAGGTTTTGATCCCTGAAATGGTTTACCAGGAAGTTTTGCGCGGCGGCACTTCAAGTGCCGGTGGGCGGGAGGTCAA
Encoded here:
- a CDS encoding UPF0175 family protein translates to MKEVVLRIPEEIHDTIGLNKDLNKELLKRLAVALYAERKISIGKAAHMSGLSYAAFLESLSEFGVTLNYDEEEFDRDMETVGRLLQHEGDK